A region of the Andreesenia angusta genome:
CTGATACACAAGGTATATGAAAATCTGGGGGCGGATTTTCTGTTCTGGAGAGTCAAGATGAAGCCGGGTACTCCAATGCTTTCCTCTGTCTACAAGGACAAGCTTCTCATAGGCCTTTCAGGGAATCCAGGGGCTGCGATGATATCCTTCGAGGAGATAGTCAGCCCTGTCGTAAAGAAGATGTCGGGACAGCGCTGTTATGAGAGGATCAGAATAAAGGCAGAGCTTAAGGACGACTTCAAGAAGAAGAGTGTCCAGAGAAGGCTCCTCAGGGCCAAGTTCAGGATAGAAGGCGATAGGAATGCCGTATATATAGGGGAAAAGCAGAATCCTGGGGCGCTTAAGTCCATGTTGGACTGCAACTGCTTTATAGATATAGAGGCTGGCACTGCAGGGCTAAAATCAGGAGATATCGTGGATATTATTTTGTTGAAAGGAGATAGTTTTCTGTGATACCCGTTATACTTTTTTCAGGATATTCAAATTCAGGAAAGACTACAGTTATAGAGAGCGTAGTTTCGGAGCTTACAGATAGAGGCTACGACATAACTACAGTAAAGCACCACAAAGGGGATTTCGAGCTGGGCGGAGAGGAAAAAGACAGCTACAAGCACATGAGAGCTGGTGCTAGCAGGGTCATACTTTCCTCGGACACTCAGCTTGTGGATATAGTCAAGCTTGAAAGTGAGAGAAGCTTGAACTCTATCATAAAAGGCATATCAGATGCCGATTTGATTGTGGTAGAGGGATACAAGAGCACAGTATATCCCAAGATCGAGGTTTACAGAAGTGAGCTTGGGCACAAGAGGCTAGGAAAGAACAGAAACATAGTGGGACTAGTGTCCGACGAATCATTAGAGGAGTTTATGCCGGTTTTCAATTTCTCTGAAATGAAAAAACTGGCTGACTTTATAGAGGATAGCTTTTTAAGAGCAAAAAGTGAGGAGGTTCTAAGTTGCTAAATATAAAGATAAATGGAATAGACGTAGAGGCCAATGAAGGTATAACTATCCTGAAGGCCGCTGAACAGATTGGAATAAGCATACCTACGCTTTGCCATGAGGACTGTCTTACGACGTTTTCGGGCTGTAGAATATGTGTCGTAGAGGTCGAGGGTGCCAAAAACCTTATGGCGGCCTGTTCGACAGCTATATGGGATGGAATGGTTGTAGAGACTCATTCTGAAAAGGTTATGAAGGCCAGAAAGGACATACTTGACCTTATGTTCTCAAACCACCCTCAAGACTGTCTGACTTGCGAAAAGTCTGGAGAGTGCAGTCTTCAGGACTACTGCTACGAGTATGGAATAAAAGAGGGATCTTACAAAGGGGACAAGAAGAGTTTCGAGATAGACGACTCAAACCCTGTTATGATAAGAGACCAAAGCAAGTGTATACTATGCGGAAAGTGCGTGAGAGTTTGTGGCGAAGTCCAAGTAACTTCTACTATAGACTTCACTGGAAGAGGTTTCTACTCTAAGGTCACAACGGGATTCGACCTTCCTATAAGCACAGACAACTGTAGAATGTGTGGTCAGTGTATAAGCGTATGTCCTACTGGAGCGCTTATAAACAAGCAGTTTGTGGGAACTAGACATTGGGAGATAGAGAAGAAAGTGACTACTACTTGTCCATTCTGCGGTACGGGATGTCAGTTTGACTTGAACGTAAAAGGCGGAAAAGTGATAGGCGTTACTCCTAACCCAGACTCGCCTGTAAACGGAACTTCGCTATGCGTAAAGGGAAGATACCATACAGACCTTATACACAGCGAGGACAGGCTTACAGTGCCTCTTATAAAGAGAGATGGAGAGTTCGTGGAGTCTACTTGGGAAGAGGCTATGAGCCTAGTTGCATCTAGACTAGGGGAGATAAAGTCCAAGTTCGGACCTGACTCAATAGCGGGACTTAGCTCGGCGCGTTGCGTAAACGAGGACAACTTCGTATTCCAGAAGATGATGAGGGTTGCAATCGGAACGAACAACGTAGACCACTGTGCTCGAACCTGACATGCTCCGACAGTTGCAGGTCTTGCAACTACACTTGGAAGCGGAGCTATGACTAACTCTATCGGCGAGATAGAGGGAAATGAAGTGCTGTTTGTAATAGGTGCAAACCCTACAGAGGCACACCCTATAATAGGAAACAAGATGAAAAAAGCAGTTAAACACAATGGAACTAAGCTTATAGTTATAGACCCTAGACGTACAGAGCTTGCTGAGATGGCCACAATCTGGCTGCCTATAAACTCTGGTACAGATGCGGCGCTTGTAAACGGGCTTATCCATATAATAGTGAGAGAAAACTGGCATGATGCAGAGTATATAGAGGAGAGATGTACAGGTTTCGAAAACCTTATGGAGACTGTGAAGGAATACACTCCTGAGAGAGTTGCCGAGATAACTGGAATATCTGAAGAACTTCTATACGAGACTGCCAAGCTTTACACAAGCACAAAGAAAGCTGGAATATTCTACACTCTAGGAATAACAGAGCACACTACGGGAACTGCAAACGTAATGAACCTTGCAAACCTTGGAATGGTTACAGGCCATATAGGACATGAAAATGCAGGTATAAACCCGATGCGTGGACAGAACAACGTTCAGGGAGCATGCGACATGGGAGCCCTTCCTAACAGCCTTCCAGGATACCCTAAGGTGGAAAGCGCAGAGGGAAGAGCGCATTTCGAGAAAGCATGGAGCGTAATCCTAAACGACAAGAATGGACTTAGAATACCAGAGATGCTAGACGAGGCATACGATGGAAACCTGAAGGCTATGTACGTGATGGGAGAGGACCCTGTGCTTACAGACCCTGATGCAAACCATGTCAGAAAGGCACTTGCGAACCTTGACTTCATGGTAGTTCAGGACATATTCCTGACTGAGACAGCAAAGTATGCTGATGTAGTTTTCCCAGCGACTTGCTACGCTGAGAAAGAGGGGACTTTCACTAATACAGAGAGAAGAGTTCAGAGAGTCAGAAAGGCAGTAGAAGCTCCTGGCGAGTGTAGACTTGACTGGGCTATACTATCTGAAGTTGCAAGAAGACTTGGAGCAGAAGGCTTCGACTACAGCTCTGCCAAGGAGATATTCTCAGAGATAAGAGCGACTATACCGAGTTACAGAGGTATGACTTACGAGAGAATAGACAAAGTAGGTCTTTCGTGGCCATGTCCTACAGAAGAGCATCCTGGAACGAAATTCCTCCACAAGGGAACTTTCCCTATAGGAAGAGGAGTCATGGTTCCAGTAGAGTACGAGCCGCCAGCGGAGCTTACTTGCGACGACTACCCTATAATCCTGAACACAGGAAGAATGCTTTATCACTACAATATAATGACTAGAAATTCAAGCACGCTAGACGAGATAAGACCATACGAGCTTGCAGAGATACACCCTGCAGACGCTGAAAGGCTTGGGTTTAAAGAGCTTGAGTTCGCTAGAGTGAGCTCTAGAAGGGGATCGGTATTGACTAGAGTCACTATTACAGACAAAGTGAAGCCTGGAAACATGTTTATGACTTTCCACTACAAGGAGTCGCCTGTAAATGAGCTTACAAACGCAGCGTTCGACCCAATAACTAAGACGGCAGAGTACAAAGTATGTGCTGTAAAGTTAGAAAGAGTTGAAAATCAGGCGGAAGTATGTATATAATTAAGTGTATATAGACAGAGCTGGGGGAGAGCTTATGCTCTCCCCGAGTTTTATTGCATATACAACAATACAAAGACTCAATAGCGACAGGAGGTTTTTAAGATGAAAGAAGTTATAAAATTCGCAATCCAAAATGAAATCGAAGCCTACAATTTTTATGAAGATGCAGCAAAGAAAATAGAAGACAAGCAACTAAAAGAGACTTTCGAAGACCTTGCAAGAGAAGAGCATAAGCACAGAGAGTTTCTTGAAGACTTCCTTGCGGAAGGGCTAGAGAAGATGCACTTCAAGCCAGTTGAAGACTACAAGATAGCCGAGAGCGTAGATGAAGTTCACCTTAGCACAGACATGAAGTTTGTAGACGCAATAGCACTTGCTATGAAAAAAGAAGAGGAAGCCATGGCGATGTACCAGAAGCTTTCAGAAATATCTACAGACGAAAGCCAGAAAGAGCTTTTCGACGGACTTGCAGATATGGAGAAGATGCATAAAGTAAGACTAGAAGAAATATATACAAACGCGGCTTTCGTCGAGGTTTGGTAAAAAAGATCCGAAAGGATCTTTTTTGTTGTAAAAACACAGGCTCTTTATGTTAAAATATATATTAACGAAAGAAGAGGAGTGAGTTTTACTTGAGGATAATATCAGGAGAATACAGAGGTTTCAGGCTTAAGACTCCTAAAGGAGATAGCACAAGGCCTACTACAGACAGGGTCAAGGAGTCAGTCTTCAGCATGATAGAGAGCAAAAAACATATCACAAGCGGAGCTAGGGTGCTAGATCTGTTTGCAGGATCTGGAGGGATAGGGCTTGAATTCCTAAGCAGAGGTGCGGCTCACGCCTGTTTTGTAGACAGCGACGCAAGCAGCATAAGCGTAATAAAAGAAAATATAGCCAAATGCAGAGCAGAAGACTCCACGGAAGTCTACAGAAACGATGCATTTAAAGCCATAGAACTGCTCTCTAGAAAGAGGCACAAGTTCGACTATATATTCATGGATCCGCCTTACGAAAAAAATATAATACCCAAAATTCTAGAAACAATATATAATAGTGGTATATTGAGTTCAAACGGGCTGATAATTGCAGAGCATGAAGCCGGCCTAGAGATGGAAGAAAACGTGTGCAACATGGCGAAAATAGACTCTAGAAAGTACGGATCTATAGGTGTCAGCTTTTTCACACCTGGGGAGACGTCGGAATGATAGCCATCTATCCTGGAAGCTTCGATCCCATAACAAACGGGCACCTAGATATAATAGAGAGATGTTCAGAGAAGTTTGAAAAGCTCGTGGTTGCTGTGCTCAATAACACTTCCAAGAACACACTTTTTTCTGTGGAAGAAAGGGTGGAGCTTATAGAGCGGACTGTGAAGGACTACCCAAATGTAGAGGTAGACTCTTTTTCAGGGCTTCTAATAGAGTATGCATCTTCCAAAGATGTATCTGTCATAGTCAGGGGCCTTAGAGCGGTGTCGGACTTCGAGTACGAAATGCAGATGGCACTTACAAATAAAAGCTTACATAGTGAAATAGACACTTTTTTTCTTATTTCGAGCAGCCAGTACTCATTCCTAAGCTCGAGCGTAGTCAAAGAAGTGGCTAGGTTCGGCGGAGACGTTTCGGGAATGGTGCCTGAAGAAATAGAAGAGGCACTTCGAGAGAAGTTTAAAAAAGAGGAGGAAAAATAGATGGAGATAAACAGACTATTAGACGAGATAGAGGAGATAATCGAAGAAGCTGGATCGTCGCCTTTTTCGAAAAAAATAAAAGTTGACAAAGAAGAGCTTATGGACATAATAACCGACATAAGGTATAAACTTCCTGAAGAGCTGAAAGAAGCTGAGCAGATATCCCAGCAGAAAGAGAGGATACTTCAGGAGGCCAAAGAGAGAGCTGACGGAATAATGAGCGAAGCCAAGTCCCATATAGAGGGCATGATAGACGAGAGCATGATTGTAAACAGGGCTGACGAGAAAGCCAAGAAGATAATAGAGACTGCCAACCTCTCTGCGAAAGAGATAAGGGCTGGGGCCAATATATACGCAAAAGACCTGCTCACAGAGGTAGAGGAGAGCATAAAGCAGGCCAAGGCGGATATGGAAGAGATAATAGCAGAGATAAGAGAGAACAAGAAAGAACTTAAATAAGCCTGGATTCCAGGCTTATTTTTTTATATATGGAGTTGTAGTGTAGTCTGTATCGAACCTGAGAAGCGAAGAGTGCTTGCTTAAGCCCAAATAGTAAAGGTCTGAGGCCTTAGTGTCGAACTCAAGCATTTTAAGCGCCACAGTGTCTTCTATAAGCTTAGAGTCGGACATCTTGTTTATTATACATAGATCGGAATTGTCTCTCGTTTTTCTGAGTATTTCAAATCCCTTCTGGTTTGAAGCTAGAACCCTTATATACCTGGTTTCAGAGTCCATAAAGCTCCTGAAGTCATCTCTGTAAAGCCCTAGCAACATATGGATAAGGACTCTCTTTATGCGAGACATGGCGTACCTCTTTGTCTTTGTATGCTCTAGCACCTCTCTTATGGAATTCGAGACCCTGAGTGATTTGTAGAGCCTGTTGGAAAGGTCGCGGTCTAGATCTAGCACATTTCCTCTCGTCGCCTCGTCTGAAGTCCTTATCAAGTAGAGCAGTATGTCTGAAAAGTTCTCCAGCTTGTTGAAGGTGGAGTTGGAATCTAGAAACTCCTGCATAGCGCTATATGAGTCAGGCGGCACCGCCGACTCCACCGATGAAAGCTTCCCGGAGCTGAAGAAGGTGTTCCTGATGGCTGTAGCAGACGAGATCTCGTCCCGAAGGTCGCTGTCGTTGTACCTAGAGGAGACCCTTTCGATAGTGAAAGGCTCTATATGGCTTTTTAGTCGCTTGAGCGCCTTTATATACTCTATGCCGAGTATGTTGTTGGAAGACGATATGATCTCCGACATATCCTCCTTAGATTCATCGCTGAAATAAGACAAGAGTGAAAGCTCTCTGGCCTTCGGAAAGGAGTGCCCTTCTCCTAGATGCTTTTTAAGGGTAGCGACGTACTCCGTGGGCTCCTCTATCAAAATATCTGCAATCATGTTTAAATGCTTTAAAGAGCCGGCTTCGCTTCCAAAGGAGATGCAGTCGACTGAATTCATGGCATCGAGTACTTTCACGGCGCCAAAGGCGAAGTGCTCTGCAGACTGGCAGGCGAAGGCGAAGGGAAGCTCTACAACTAGATCGACACCGTTCTCTACGGCCATCTTGGCCCTTTTGTACTTGTCTATAAGCGCAGGCTCGCCTCTCTGGAGAAAATTTCCGCTCATTATGCTCACGCTGTATTCGGATTTTGTTAAAAATTTAGACTTCTCAAGGTGGTAGAGATGTCCCTTGTGGAATGGATTGTACTCTGTTATAAGGCCTACTGTCTTCAATGAAAAACATCCTTTCTTCTGATAAAATGCAATTACTGTTAGATGGCTTTTTATATATATTCTACTAACAAAAACAAGATAAAAAAAGCATTATTATTCTTAAATACACTAGAACAAGAAAAAGTTTTCATAGCTATTGCGACAGAAGTGAAGAAATCTTCAAGTATAGAATTTAGTACATAAAATCTCGATTAAAACGGCCTATAATTGTTGATTTTTTATCAAAACTATAATATCATGAAACAGGAAGAGATAAATTTCAAAGATAACAAAGACAAATTTTTAGGAGGTTACATTAAGACTATGAATATACTGGTAATAAATTGCGGAAGTTCGTCATTAAAATATCAATTAATAGATATGTCAAACGAGAGCGTTCTAGCTAAGGGACTGGCGGAGAGAATAGGAATCGAAGGCTCAAGAATAAAGCACGAGCCAACAGGAAAAGATAAGGTACTTATAGAGAAGGACATGCCTGACCACAAGGCAGCACTTGAAATAGTTACAAATGCGCTTGTAGATGGAGAGATAGGATCTATAGCTTCTATGGACGAAATATCAGCTGTAGGACACAGAGTTGTTCACGGTGGAGAGAAGTTCTCAGCATCGGTTATAATAGATGAAAATGTAATGAAGGGAATAGAGGAGTGCATAAACATAGCGCCACTTCACAACCCACCAAACATAATGGGAATAAGAGCATGTCAAGAGCTTATGCCGAATGTGCCAATGGTTGCAGTGTTCGATACAGCGTTCCACCAGACTATGCCAGAAGACTCTTACATCTATGCACTTCCTTACGAGCTATACGAGAAGTACAAGATAAGAAGATACGGAGCTCACGGAACTTCTCACAAGTATGTAGCTTACAGAACAGCTGAGCTGCTAGGAAAGGATCTTTCAGAGCTTAAGCTTATAACTTGCCACCTAGGAAACGGAGCTAGTATAGCTGCGATAAAGAACGGAAAAGTAGTGGACACTAGCATGGGATTCACTCCTCTAGAGGGACTTATAATGGGAACTAGATGTGGAGACATAGACCCTGCTATAGTGCCATTTATAATGGAAAAAGAGAACCTTACGCCATCAGAGGTGTCTGACCTTCTAAACAAGAAGTCAGGAGTTCTAGGAATTTCAGGAGTTAGCAGCGACTTCAGAGACATAGAGGACGCTATGGCTGCAGGAAACCACAGAGCTAAGCTTTCGCTAGAGATATTCAACAACGCTGTTGTAAAGTATATAGGAAGCTACGCTGCTATAATGGATGGAGTAGACGCAATAATATTCACGGCTGGACTTGGAGAGAACTCTAAGGAGGCTAGAGAAGAGATATGCAAGTACTTCACTTACCTTGGAGTTGAGCTAGACCTAGAGGCCAACGACATGAGAGGTAAAGAGAGAGTAGTCAGCACAGAGAACTCTAAAGTGAAAGTAATGGTCGTACCTACTAACGAAGAGCTTATGATAGCTAGAGATACATTGGGATTAGTTAAGTAAAACTATTCAGTTATAGTACAAAATTCTTGACAAAGTGATTCAGGGTTAATATAATAAAGTTTGGCAACATATAAGAGGTGACTTAGTATGAAACTAGATTTGACAGAAATTTTTGATAATTCTGTTTTATGCATCGAGTTTGATCAGTCGATTGAAGTAGACTTGTCAGAAGTAGCTAATGCTGTCCTGAATCCTGTACGTGTCAAGGGAACTGTGTACAATACTGGAGATGGAATTTTCCTGGACGGAACGCTTTACTACTGCTACAAGGATAACTGCGCGCGTTGTCTGACTGAAGTTGAGGGTGAAATTGAAACAGAGATATCAGGAAGAATCTTAGAAGACGAAGAATCTAAGTTAGAAGAAAGTGATGAAAAATTGATCGCTTACAATAAAGACGAGATCACTCTAGACGAAGTCATAGCAGATGCAGTACTCTTGTCAATGCCTATGAGGATTCTCTGCGGAGAAGACTGCAAAGGGCTTTGTCCTAAATGTGGAAAGGACTTAAACCAAGGGAAGTGCGAATGCCAAGACGACGAAGTAGATCCTCGCCTTGCTAAGTTGAGAAATTTTTTTGAATAGTTAAGGAGGTGTTTTTAAATGGCAGTACCAAAGCGTAAAATTTCCAAGTCAAAAAGAGATAAAAGAAGAGCTTCGGCACAAGTGCTAACAAAAGCTACTATAGTGGAGTGTCCACAGTGTCATGAGCCTAAACTACCTCATAGAGTTTGTGGATCTTGCGGATACTACAAGAACAAAGAAGTAGTGGCAATAGACTAGTCAAGATGAAAAAGAGAATCCAGGCGATTCTCTTTTTTTGTGTCTATTTGCAGGGAGCATAAAAATATTGATTTTTTAGTATCCGTAATATATACTTAATATTAGTATCTGGTACTAGTTATAAGTATTAGCTCGAGGTGATAAGGTGAAAGGGAAGAGGATAAGCAAAAAGGACAGGCAAGTGCAACTTGTAGAAAAGCTGAAGAACGATCCTTTTTTGACAGATGAGGAGCTGATGCAGATGTTTGGGGTCAGCATACAGACGATAAGGCTCGACAGGCTTGAGCTTGGAATACCAGAGCTCAGAGAGAGAATAAAGAGCGTAGCGGAGAGCAACTACTCGAAAGTCAGAACTATAGGCGGCAGAGAGATTGTGGGGGAACTTATAGATATAAAGCTTGGAGAGAGCGGGATATCTGTCCTTCAGACAGACGAGTCTATGGCCTTCGAGAAGACTAAACATATAAGAGGACATAATATATTTGCGCAGGCAGAGTCACTTGCCATAGCGGTTATAGACGAGGATACGGCCATAACTGCGGTTGCAAACACGAAATACTACATACCTGTAAAGGCTGGAGAGAAGCTTGTGGCAAAGGCAGAAGTAGTTAGACACAGAGGGGACAGGCATTTTGTCCATGTATTTATATACTCTGGACAGGAGCAAGTATTTAGAGGCAAGTTTATACTGATGCCCTTGAACTAGGAGGTTTTTTCATGAAGATAGCCGTGGATATAATGGGCGGAGACAGAGGTATAGGAAATAACGTCGCGGGGAGCTTAAAGGCCCTTGAGACTTTAGATATAGAGTTGGTTTTGGTAGGCAGAGAGAACGATATAGCTTTAGAGCTTGAGTCCCAAAGCTACGATAAGAGCAGGCTGGAAATCGTAAATGCAGATGAAGTGATAACAAATGAAGACGAGCCGGCCATGGCTGTGAGGAAAAAGAAAAACTCTTCGATAGTCATAGGGA
Encoded here:
- the rsmD gene encoding 16S rRNA (guanine(966)-N(2))-methyltransferase RsmD, translated to MRIISGEYRGFRLKTPKGDSTRPTTDRVKESVFSMIESKKHITSGARVLDLFAGSGGIGLEFLSRGAAHACFVDSDASSISVIKENIAKCRAEDSTEVYRNDAFKAIELLSRKRHKFDYIFMDPPYEKNIIPKILETIYNSGILSSNGLIIAEHEAGLEMEENVCNMAKIDSRKYGSIGVSFFTPGETSE
- the coaD gene encoding pantetheine-phosphate adenylyltransferase: MIAIYPGSFDPITNGHLDIIERCSEKFEKLVVAVLNNTSKNTLFSVEERVELIERTVKDYPNVEVDSFSGLLIEYASSKDVSVIVRGLRAVSDFEYEMQMALTNKSLHSEIDTFFLISSSQYSFLSSSVVKEVARFGGDVSGMVPEEIEEALREKFKKEEEK
- the rpmF gene encoding 50S ribosomal protein L32, whose amino-acid sequence is MAVPKRKISKSKRDKRRASAQVLTKATIVECPQCHEPKLPHRVCGSCGYYKNKEVVAID
- a CDS encoding YceD family protein; translation: MSEVANAVLNPVRVKGTVYNTGDGIFLDGTLYYCYKDNCARCLTEVEGEIETEISGRILEDEESKLEESDEKLIAYNKDEITLDEVIADAVLLSMPMRILCGEDCKGLCPKCGKDLNQGKCECQDDEVDPRLAKLRNFFE
- a CDS encoding ferritin family protein, translating into MKEVIKFAIQNEIEAYNFYEDAAKKIEDKQLKETFEDLAREEHKHREFLEDFLAEGLEKMHFKPVEDYKIAESVDEVHLSTDMKFVDAIALAMKKEEEAMAMYQKLSEISTDESQKELFDGLADMEKMHKVRLEEIYTNAAFVEVW
- the fapR gene encoding transcription factor FapR; amino-acid sequence: MKGKRISKKDRQVQLVEKLKNDPFLTDEELMQMFGVSIQTIRLDRLELGIPELRERIKSVAESNYSKVRTIGGREIVGELIDIKLGESGISVLQTDESMAFEKTKHIRGHNIFAQAESLAIAVIDEDTAITAVANTKYYIPVKAGEKLVAKAEVVRHRGDRHFVHVFIYSGQEQVFRGKFILMPLN
- the mobB gene encoding molybdopterin-guanine dinucleotide biosynthesis protein B — encoded protein: MIPVILFSGYSNSGKTTVIESVVSELTDRGYDITTVKHHKGDFELGGEEKDSYKHMRAGASRVILSSDTQLVDIVKLESERSLNSIIKGISDADLIVVEGYKSTVYPKIEVYRSELGHKRLGKNRNIVGLVSDESLEEFMPVFNFSEMKKLADFIEDSFLRAKSEEVLSC
- a CDS encoding nucleotidyltransferase gives rise to the protein MKTVGLITEYNPFHKGHLYHLEKSKFLTKSEYSVSIMSGNFLQRGEPALIDKYKRAKMAVENGVDLVVELPFAFACQSAEHFAFGAVKVLDAMNSVDCISFGSEAGSLKHLNMIADILIEEPTEYVATLKKHLGEGHSFPKARELSLLSYFSDESKEDMSEIISSSNNILGIEYIKALKRLKSHIEPFTIERVSSRYNDSDLRDEISSATAIRNTFFSSGKLSSVESAVPPDSYSAMQEFLDSNSTFNKLENFSDILLYLIRTSDEATRGNVLDLDRDLSNRLYKSLRVSNSIREVLEHTKTKRYAMSRIKRVLIHMLLGLYRDDFRSFMDSETRYIRVLASNQKGFEILRKTRDNSDLCIINKMSDSKLIEDTVALKMLEFDTKASDLYYLGLSKHSSLLRFDTDYTTTPYIKK
- the fdhF gene encoding formate dehydrogenase subunit alpha, giving the protein MLNIKINGIDVEANEGITILKAAEQIGISIPTLCHEDCLTTFSGCRICVVEVEGAKNLMAACSTAIWDGMVVETHSEKVMKARKDILDLMFSNHPQDCLTCEKSGECSLQDYCYEYGIKEGSYKGDKKSFEIDDSNPVMIRDQSKCILCGKCVRVCGEVQVTSTIDFTGRGFYSKVTTGFDLPISTDNCRMCGQCISVCPTGALINKQFVGTRHWEIEKKVTTTCPFCGTGCQFDLNVKGGKVIGVTPNPDSPVNGTSLCVKGRYHTDLIHSEDRLTVPLIKRDGEFVESTWEEAMSLVASRLGEIKSKFGPDSIAGLSSARCVNEDNFVFQKMMRVAIGTNNVDHCARTUHAPTVAGLATTLGSGAMTNSIGEIEGNEVLFVIGANPTEAHPIIGNKMKKAVKHNGTKLIVIDPRRTELAEMATIWLPINSGTDAALVNGLIHIIVRENWHDAEYIEERCTGFENLMETVKEYTPERVAEITGISEELLYETAKLYTSTKKAGIFYTLGITEHTTGTANVMNLANLGMVTGHIGHENAGINPMRGQNNVQGACDMGALPNSLPGYPKVESAEGRAHFEKAWSVILNDKNGLRIPEMLDEAYDGNLKAMYVMGEDPVLTDPDANHVRKALANLDFMVVQDIFLTETAKYADVVFPATCYAEKEGTFTNTERRVQRVRKAVEAPGECRLDWAILSEVARRLGAEGFDYSSAKEIFSEIRATIPSYRGMTYERIDKVGLSWPCPTEEHPGTKFLHKGTFPIGRGVMVPVEYEPPAELTCDDYPIILNTGRMLYHYNIMTRNSSTLDEIRPYELAEIHPADAERLGFKELEFARVSSRRGSVLTRVTITDKVKPGNMFMTFHYKESPVNELTNAAFDPITKTAEYKVCAVKLERVENQAEVCI
- a CDS encoding acetate/propionate family kinase, with protein sequence MNILVINCGSSSLKYQLIDMSNESVLAKGLAERIGIEGSRIKHEPTGKDKVLIEKDMPDHKAALEIVTNALVDGEIGSIASMDEISAVGHRVVHGGEKFSASVIIDENVMKGIEECINIAPLHNPPNIMGIRACQELMPNVPMVAVFDTAFHQTMPEDSYIYALPYELYEKYKIRRYGAHGTSHKYVAYRTAELLGKDLSELKLITCHLGNGASIAAIKNGKVVDTSMGFTPLEGLIMGTRCGDIDPAIVPFIMEKENLTPSEVSDLLNKKSGVLGISGVSSDFRDIEDAMAAGNHRAKLSLEIFNNAVVKYIGSYAAIMDGVDAIIFTAGLGENSKEAREEICKYFTYLGVELDLEANDMRGKERVVSTENSKVKVMVVPTNEELMIARDTLGLVK